The Montipora capricornis isolate CH-2021 chromosome 3, ASM3666992v2, whole genome shotgun sequence genome window below encodes:
- the LOC138044003 gene encoding fibropellin-3-like, translated as MAFHKFLILAIIIVLTQIFHSRVSGESCITKTFVEPIADKALTNHVINTLTTVTSQDLCELRCFLQVNCESYNFGLTDSGDYVCELSDSDATRDELDLIAKRGFIYRAIRNSCLEAQCPEHARCYPDFEHDSHVCACATGYTGNNCETDLDECKIATHTCHVDATCNNTVGSYNCTCNQGFTGDGITCWPETDECASDPCLYGVCIDGDNNYTCICDPESTGLNCDYDLDADVCASSPCFNGVCIEGDDQYTCSCDPGWTGENCDYEM; from the exons ATGGCCTTCCACAAGTTTTTAATTTTGGCTATTATCATCGTACTGACACAAATTTTCCACAGTCGCGTTTCGGGAG AGTCATGCATTACAAAAACGTTTGTGGAGCCAATAGCAGACAAAGCCTTGACAAATCATGTAATAAACACTCTGACCACAGTGACGTCACAAGACTTATGTGAGCTTCGGTGCTTCCTGCAAGTCAACTGTGAATCTTACAATTTCGGACTAACGGATAGTGGCGACTATGTTTGTGAGCTTAGCGACTCGGATGCTACAAGAGATGAGCTGGACTTAATTGCTAAACGAGGATTTATCTACCGGGCTATAAGG AATTCCTGCCTAGAAGCTCAATGTCCTGAACATGCCCGTTGCTACCCAGACTTTGAGCATGATTCGCACGTGTGCGCATGTGCGACTGGATATACTGGAAACAACTGTGAAACAG ATTTGGATGAATGCAAAATAGCGACGCATACCTGTCACGTGGACGCTACATGCAATAACACCGTTGGATCTTACAACTGCACATGCAATCAAGGATTTACAGGAGATGGCATCACATGCTGGCCAG AGACGGATGAGTGTGCAAGCGATCCCTGTCTTTACGGTGTCTGCATTGATGGcgataataattatacatgtatctgTGACCCAGAGTCGACAGGACTGAACTGTGATTACG ATTTAGATGCTGATGTGTGTGCAAGCTCTCCTTGTTTTAATGGAGTTTGCATCGAGGGTGATGATCAGTATACATGTTCCTGTGATCCAGGATGGACAGGAGAGAACTGTGATTATG